One segment of Stappia sp. 28M-7 DNA contains the following:
- a CDS encoding DUF1127 domain-containing protein: MFTTLARKYRNWRAYNSTVTELSRLTPRELDDLGISRGEIPAVARRAVIG, from the coding sequence ATGTTCACGACCCTCGCTCGCAAGTACCGCAATTGGCGTGCCTACAACAGCACTGTCACGGAGCTGTCCCGCCTGACCCCGCGCGAGCTCGACGATCTCGGCATCTCGCGTGGCGAGATCCCGGCTGTCGCTCGCCGTGCGGTGATCGGCTAA
- the glmU gene encoding bifunctional UDP-N-acetylglucosamine diphosphorylase/glucosamine-1-phosphate N-acetyltransferase GlmU: MPSTSRLAIVLAAGLGTRMKSDRPKVMHQVAGLSLVGHVLKAVKAAEIGRVAVVVGPDMPELVAEVARRAPQAQCHVQQDRLGTAHAARAAEPAWRDLPDQVLVLFGDTPLVSPQTLARVCARLEEGADVVVLGFEAENPTGYGRLLTEGGRLLAIREERDASEAERSVRFCNSGIMGFRGTRFAGIIQRIGNANAKGEYYLTDAVEIAAGLGLSVVTERADEWEVQGINTRVQLARVEADYQRQARIAAMEGGATLVAPETVHFSHDTRLGRDVVVEPNVVFGPGVEVGDGVTIRAFSHLEEAQVAEGATLGPYARLRPGAEIGAGAHIGNFVEIKNARVETGAKVNHLTYIGDARVGAGANIGAGTITCNYDGFLKHHTDIGAGAFVGSNSTLVAPVTIGDGAYLAAGGVVTENVPADALSLGRARQVVKEGRGAQLKERFARAKAEKKGA; encoded by the coding sequence ATGCCGTCCACGTCCCGCCTTGCCATCGTCCTGGCCGCCGGCCTCGGCACAAGGATGAAGTCCGACCGGCCGAAGGTGATGCACCAGGTCGCCGGGCTGTCGCTGGTCGGTCATGTGCTGAAGGCGGTCAAGGCGGCCGAAATCGGCCGGGTGGCCGTGGTGGTGGGGCCCGACATGCCGGAGCTGGTCGCCGAGGTCGCGCGCCGGGCACCGCAGGCGCAGTGCCATGTGCAACAGGACCGGCTGGGCACCGCCCATGCAGCGCGCGCCGCCGAGCCGGCCTGGCGCGACCTGCCCGACCAGGTGCTGGTGCTGTTCGGCGACACGCCGCTGGTCTCGCCGCAGACGTTGGCGCGGGTCTGCGCAAGGCTGGAGGAGGGCGCCGACGTGGTGGTGCTCGGCTTCGAGGCCGAGAACCCGACCGGCTACGGCCGGCTGCTGACGGAGGGCGGCCGTCTGCTGGCGATCCGCGAGGAGCGGGACGCGAGCGAGGCCGAGCGGTCGGTGCGCTTCTGCAATTCCGGCATCATGGGCTTTCGCGGTACGCGCTTTGCCGGGATCATCCAGCGGATCGGCAATGCCAATGCCAAGGGCGAATACTATCTGACCGACGCGGTGGAAATCGCCGCCGGGCTGGGCCTTTCCGTCGTTACCGAGCGGGCCGACGAGTGGGAGGTACAGGGCATCAACACGCGGGTGCAGCTGGCCCGGGTCGAGGCCGACTATCAGCGCCAGGCGCGGATCGCCGCGATGGAAGGCGGCGCGACGCTGGTTGCGCCGGAGACCGTGCATTTTTCCCATGACACGCGGCTCGGCCGCGATGTGGTGGTGGAGCCGAACGTGGTGTTCGGCCCCGGCGTGGAGGTCGGCGACGGGGTGACGATCCGCGCCTTCTCGCATCTTGAAGAGGCACAGGTCGCGGAAGGGGCGACGCTCGGGCCTTACGCGCGGCTGCGGCCGGGCGCGGAGATCGGCGCCGGCGCGCATATCGGCAATTTCGTCGAGATCAAGAATGCGCGGGTCGAGACGGGGGCCAAGGTCAACCACCTCACTTATATCGGCGATGCGCGGGTGGGCGCGGGCGCCAATATTGGCGCGGGCACCATCACCTGCAATTACGACGGCTTCCTCAAGCACCACACGGATATCGGCGCGGGCGCGTTCGTCGGGTCGAACTCGACCCTGGTGGCCCCGGTCACCATTGGCGACGGGGCGTATCTGGCAGCCGGCGGTGTCGTCACCGAGAACGTGCCGGCCGATGCGCTGTCGCTCGGCCGGGCGCGGCAGGTGGTCAAGGAAGGGCGCGGCGCGCAGCTGAAGGAGCGCTTTGCCCGCGCCAAGGCCGAGAAGAAGGGCGCTTAG
- a CDS encoding PilZ domain-containing protein, whose translation MRHKPNVRGEIRSAPRASCMIPAIIVDRGVSVSCLVEDLSITGCRVRMKGHSALSKRFIFEFPKRAIKVEAELVWMNGDEAGIRFLHKKPGEAATTSRVEVG comes from the coding sequence ATGCGCCACAAGCCGAATGTACGCGGCGAGATCCGCTCAGCCCCTCGCGCGTCCTGCATGATCCCGGCGATCATTGTCGACCGGGGCGTGTCGGTTTCCTGCCTGGTCGAGGATCTCAGCATCACCGGCTGCCGCGTGCGCATGAAGGGTCACTCGGCGCTCAGCAAGCGGTTCATCTTCGAGTTTCCCAAGCGCGCCATCAAGGTCGAGGCCGAGCTCGTCTGGATGAACGGCGACGAGGCCGGCATCCGCTTCCTGCACAAGAAGCCGGGCGAAGCCGCGACCACCTCCCGGGTGGAGGTCGGCTAG
- the queA gene encoding tRNA preQ1(34) S-adenosylmethionine ribosyltransferase-isomerase QueA yields the protein MRVDDFDFELPPERIALRPARPRDAARMLVVRPNGEPVLDDRGVRDLPMLLEPGDALVFNDTRVIPAQLEGTRTRGEAVARIGATLHLRAGDDRWWAFVRPAKKLVVGDRVQFGVQSGGEGKACLLGTLDATVAEKRDTGEILFVFDLSGPMLDEAIAAVGHIPLPPYIAAKRGEDEQDRQDYQTIFAEKDGAVAAPTAGLHFTDELLAALDARGIERHRVTLHVGAGTFLPVKADDTDEHRMHAEWGEVSAETVAALRAVRARGNKVVAIGTTSLRILESAAQGEEGLAPFAGETSIFITPGYRFRAIDALMTNFHLPRSTLFMLVSALSGLDTMRAAYAHAIATGYRFYSYGDGSLLFPKDPA from the coding sequence ATGCGCGTCGACGATTTCGACTTCGAGCTGCCGCCGGAGCGCATTGCGCTGCGTCCGGCCCGACCGCGCGATGCCGCGCGCATGCTGGTGGTGCGCCCGAACGGCGAACCGGTGCTGGACGATCGCGGTGTGCGCGACCTGCCCATGCTGCTGGAGCCAGGCGATGCTCTGGTCTTCAACGACACGCGGGTGATCCCGGCGCAGCTGGAAGGCACCCGCACGCGCGGCGAGGCAGTGGCGCGCATCGGCGCGACGCTGCACCTGCGCGCGGGCGACGACCGCTGGTGGGCCTTCGTGCGCCCGGCCAAGAAGCTGGTCGTCGGCGACCGCGTGCAGTTCGGCGTGCAGTCCGGAGGGGAGGGCAAGGCCTGCCTGCTGGGCACGCTCGACGCTACGGTCGCTGAAAAGCGCGACACGGGCGAGATTCTGTTCGTCTTCGACCTCTCCGGCCCGATGCTGGACGAGGCGATCGCCGCTGTCGGCCATATCCCGCTGCCGCCCTATATCGCGGCCAAGCGCGGCGAGGACGAGCAGGACCGGCAGGACTACCAGACGATCTTCGCGGAAAAGGACGGGGCCGTTGCCGCGCCGACCGCAGGCCTTCACTTCACCGACGAGTTGCTGGCGGCGCTGGACGCGCGCGGCATCGAGCGGCACCGGGTGACGCTGCATGTGGGGGCGGGCACGTTCCTTCCCGTCAAGGCGGACGACACCGACGAGCACCGCATGCACGCCGAGTGGGGCGAGGTGAGCGCGGAAACCGTTGCCGCCCTGCGCGCCGTGCGGGCGCGCGGCAACAAGGTCGTCGCCATCGGCACCACCTCGCTGCGCATCCTGGAAAGCGCGGCGCAGGGCGAGGAGGGGCTGGCGCCCTTTGCCGGCGAGACCTCGATCTTCATCACGCCGGGCTACCGGTTCCGCGCCATCGACGCGTTGATGACCAATTTCCACCTGCCGCGCTCGACCCTGTTCATGCTGGTGTCGGCGCTGTCGGGCCTCGACACGATGCGCGCGGCCTATGCCCATGCCATCGCGACCGGCTATCGCTTTTATTCCTATGGCGATGGCTCGCTTCTCTTCCCCAAGGATCCTGCATGA
- a CDS encoding fatty acid desaturase: MSSIETSVFPGDTPSNGNGPISPQSRRHLQMRKDILRAHPQLRALSGPDWRTALFVPVLLALHWGIAWAVSDSNLLVVFLAAFFLGQFVIHAAGALVHETAHRLIFRGEKAKLAFDLGLETILGSFGKQLTYQHEHLSSHHPYMGDYERDYEHEDLCAFKAREMLVEGQPRLQRVLTVATLVVHLLPFGFIISDEIFPRLYERLTGRVSRDRQRHIGSTRAPAWQRRLFIGWSIGVNLVLLAAFGWLGWLYHNWALSIFLGKCGISNLGQSLSEHPGDNEEVPTRSTYGWVNRLFFNTGYHNEHHTFPNVPWTRLPELTKTAPEAFTARSDRSYLGCWWDHVRRDFATSRRNPLQGEEQELRCPRAGTS; the protein is encoded by the coding sequence ATGAGCAGCATCGAGACATCGGTTTTTCCCGGCGACACGCCCTCCAACGGCAACGGCCCGATCTCGCCGCAGTCGCGCCGCCACCTGCAGATGCGCAAGGATATCCTGCGCGCTCATCCGCAGTTGCGCGCCCTGTCGGGGCCCGACTGGCGCACGGCGCTGTTCGTGCCGGTGCTGCTGGCGCTGCACTGGGGCATCGCCTGGGCCGTCTCGGACAGCAACCTGCTGGTCGTGTTTCTCGCAGCCTTCTTCCTCGGCCAGTTCGTCATCCATGCGGCCGGTGCGCTGGTGCACGAGACCGCGCATCGGCTGATCTTTCGCGGCGAAAAGGCGAAGCTCGCCTTCGACCTGGGGCTGGAAACGATCCTCGGATCCTTCGGCAAGCAGCTGACCTACCAGCACGAGCACCTGTCGAGCCATCACCCCTACATGGGCGACTACGAACGCGACTACGAGCACGAGGACCTGTGCGCCTTCAAGGCGCGGGAAATGCTGGTGGAGGGGCAGCCCCGCCTGCAGCGGGTGCTGACGGTGGCGACGCTGGTCGTCCACCTGCTGCCGTTCGGCTTCATCATCTCGGACGAGATCTTTCCGCGGCTCTACGAGCGGCTGACGGGCCGGGTGTCGCGCGACCGCCAGCGCCATATCGGCTCCACCCGCGCGCCCGCGTGGCAGCGGCGGCTGTTCATCGGCTGGTCCATCGGCGTCAACCTGGTGCTGCTGGCCGCCTTTGGCTGGCTGGGCTGGCTCTATCACAACTGGGCGCTGTCGATCTTCCTCGGCAAATGCGGCATCTCCAACCTCGGCCAGTCCCTGAGCGAGCATCCGGGCGACAACGAGGAGGTGCCGACGCGCTCCACCTATGGCTGGGTCAACCGGCTGTTCTTCAACACCGGCTATCACAACGAGCACCACACGTTTCCGAACGTGCCCTGGACCCGCCTGCCGGAGCTGACCAAGACGGCGCCCGAGGCCTTCACGGCGCGCTCGGACCGCTCCTATCTCGGCTGCTGGTGGGACCATGTGCGGCGCGATTTCGCCACGTCCCGGCGCAACCCGCTGCAGGGCGAGGAGCAGGAGCTGCGCTGCCCGCGCGCCGGCACCTCCTGA
- a CDS encoding SLAC1 anion channel family protein, translating into MSTMTAAAQAGTTDEPWLRHFPITFFAVVMGLAGLSLATRRMEVALFGASGTASLVLTLATAATFCVIAAIYLAKALRHTEAMKAEWNNPVRIAFFPAITIGVLLVCSGLLPRAPGLVEAVWIVATAVHLVIILGVVSAWISHRTFEQAHLTPAWFIPAVGNVLVPAAGVELGYLEVSWFFFSVGMLFWVIFLTLVFNRLIFHNPIAERLLPTLVILIAPPSVGFVAWLLLNGGVVDAFARVLYYSALMFVLVMLTQVGRLLRLPFSMAWWAYSFPVAAFTIASALFAESTGAAFQRTLSFIAYGVLCAVIAMLVAKTFAAMRRNEICRPEG; encoded by the coding sequence ATGAGCACGATGACGGCGGCGGCACAGGCCGGGACGACAGACGAACCCTGGCTGCGGCATTTCCCGATCACCTTCTTCGCGGTGGTGATGGGCCTTGCCGGCCTGTCGCTGGCCACCCGCCGCATGGAGGTCGCGCTTTTCGGGGCGTCCGGCACTGCCAGCCTGGTGCTGACGCTCGCCACCGCCGCCACCTTCTGCGTCATCGCCGCGATCTATCTCGCCAAGGCGCTGCGCCACACCGAGGCGATGAAGGCCGAGTGGAACAATCCCGTGCGCATCGCCTTCTTCCCGGCGATCACCATCGGCGTGCTGCTGGTCTGCTCGGGGCTGCTGCCGCGCGCCCCCGGCCTGGTCGAGGCCGTATGGATCGTCGCCACGGCCGTGCATCTCGTCATCATCCTCGGCGTCGTCTCCGCCTGGATCAGCCACCGCACCTTCGAACAGGCGCATCTGACGCCGGCTTGGTTCATTCCCGCCGTCGGCAACGTCCTGGTACCGGCCGCCGGCGTCGAGCTCGGCTACCTCGAGGTCTCCTGGTTCTTCTTTTCCGTCGGCATGCTGTTCTGGGTGATCTTCCTGACGCTGGTGTTCAACCGGCTGATCTTCCACAACCCGATCGCCGAGCGCCTGCTGCCGACGCTGGTCATCCTGATCGCGCCGCCCTCGGTCGGCTTCGTCGCGTGGCTGCTGCTGAACGGCGGCGTGGTCGATGCCTTCGCCCGCGTTCTGTATTACAGCGCGCTGATGTTCGTGCTGGTGATGCTGACCCAGGTCGGGCGCCTCTTGCGGCTGCCCTTCTCCATGGCCTGGTGGGCCTATTCCTTCCCCGTGGCGGCCTTCACCATCGCCTCGGCCCTGTTTGCCGAAAGCACCGGCGCCGCCTTCCAGCGCACCCTGTCCTTCATCGCCTATGGCGTGCTGTGCGCGGTGATCGCGATGCTGGTCGCCAAGACCTTCGCCGCGATGCGCCGCAACGAGATCTGCCGTCCGGAAGGATGA
- a CDS encoding bifunctional diguanylate cyclase/phosphodiesterase produces the protein MHRPDSLIGRLRFSNWPVTAKIMAAPLVSLVALTAMALLAWQALTIQRGAVVSNLSRLEAVLDRAYEVPHHLASVEASLYKLSMWSEIGVRGAELEGTLRSINYGLERAAADIATLEKAGLEDVGKLKSSFETYRQNTSQAVLLILRNATLGAVATRGGHKTYAEVEAHAQSLGRTASEQFRKATEEAAATSDRLIRNFVGLSVLAALVAVAVSIAASRAIIRPVTGLVRTIRALLQGDLATPVPHTARRDAIGSIAGAVQELQRALVSNRELAQEREQKQAELEFIAAHDGLTGVANRKAFDAYLDKASQAAGPDGELIFLLVDLDSFKPINDAYGHEAGDTVLKVLAQRYRNLVRPGDMVARLGGDEFAIVIVSREGSRDPEQFAKRVLEATVNPVRNGPRELRVGASIGVAGSQSVPGGPQALMAAADRAMYVAKQEKRPSYAVYSPQMAPQRYGLEEKEEVERALREGEFELHYQPKVSLIDNAHAGFEALARWRHPVRGLLTPDQFLSRIDSFGLQADFSMQMARKAMADLKRFAELGLESGGVSLNLEESMLATRSGMDELRRLVMDNQPLARLITLEITEDVFIARAAETIRDNVDMLAALGIRISMDDFGTGYGSFKHLREFTIHELKIDREFVHGIGRDRSAEVIIEGFLAIASGLGAVVVAEGIETRAQARYLHQRGCQFGQGFLFCRPIPFDEAAEYLLEQQASSRTG, from the coding sequence ATGCACCGACCGGATAGCCTGATCGGGCGCCTGCGGTTTTCCAACTGGCCGGTCACGGCCAAGATCATGGCTGCGCCACTGGTCAGCCTGGTGGCACTGACGGCCATGGCGTTGCTCGCCTGGCAGGCGCTGACCATCCAGCGCGGGGCGGTCGTCTCCAACCTGTCGCGGCTGGAGGCGGTGCTCGACCGCGCCTACGAGGTGCCCCACCATCTGGCGAGCGTCGAGGCCAGTCTCTACAAGCTGTCCATGTGGAGCGAGATCGGCGTGCGCGGGGCCGAGCTGGAGGGCACGCTGCGCTCCATCAACTATGGCCTGGAGCGGGCGGCAGCCGACATCGCAACCCTGGAGAAAGCGGGGTTGGAGGACGTCGGCAAGCTGAAGTCCTCCTTCGAGACCTATCGCCAGAACACCTCGCAGGCGGTGCTCCTTATCCTGCGCAACGCGACGCTCGGCGCCGTCGCCACCCGCGGCGGCCACAAGACCTATGCCGAGGTAGAAGCCCACGCCCAGTCTCTCGGCCGCACGGCATCGGAACAGTTTCGCAAGGCGACCGAGGAGGCCGCGGCCACCTCCGACCGGCTGATCCGCAATTTCGTCGGCCTGTCGGTTCTGGCCGCGCTGGTCGCCGTTGCGGTCAGCATCGCCGCCTCGCGCGCGATCATCCGGCCGGTGACCGGTCTCGTGCGGACCATCCGGGCGCTGCTGCAAGGGGACCTGGCGACACCTGTCCCCCACACGGCCCGGCGCGATGCGATCGGCAGCATTGCGGGCGCCGTGCAGGAACTGCAGCGCGCGCTGGTCAGCAACCGCGAGCTGGCGCAGGAGCGCGAGCAGAAACAGGCGGAGCTGGAATTCATCGCCGCCCATGACGGACTGACCGGCGTTGCCAACCGCAAGGCCTTCGATGCCTATCTCGACAAGGCGTCGCAGGCCGCCGGCCCTGACGGCGAACTGATCTTCCTCCTGGTCGACCTCGACAGTTTCAAGCCGATCAACGATGCCTACGGCCATGAGGCCGGCGACACGGTGCTGAAGGTGCTGGCGCAGCGCTATCGCAACCTGGTGCGCCCCGGCGACATGGTCGCCCGCCTCGGCGGCGACGAGTTCGCCATCGTCATCGTGTCCCGGGAAGGCAGCCGCGATCCGGAGCAATTCGCCAAGCGCGTGCTTGAGGCGACGGTCAATCCCGTGCGTAACGGCCCGCGCGAACTGAGGGTCGGCGCCAGCATCGGCGTTGCCGGCAGCCAGTCGGTGCCGGGAGGACCGCAGGCGCTGATGGCCGCAGCCGACCGGGCGATGTATGTCGCCAAGCAGGAAAAGCGGCCCTCCTACGCGGTCTATTCGCCGCAGATGGCGCCCCAGCGCTACGGGCTGGAGGAGAAGGAGGAGGTCGAGCGGGCCCTGCGCGAGGGCGAGTTCGAGCTGCATTACCAGCCCAAGGTCTCGCTCATTGACAATGCCCATGCCGGCTTCGAGGCGCTGGCCCGCTGGCGCCATCCCGTGCGCGGGCTGTTGACGCCCGACCAGTTCCTGTCCCGGATCGACAGCTTCGGCCTGCAGGCCGACTTCAGCATGCAGATGGCGCGCAAGGCGATGGCCGATCTCAAGCGCTTTGCCGAACTCGGTCTCGAAAGCGGCGGCGTGTCGCTGAACCTTGAGGAATCCATGCTCGCAACCCGCAGCGGCATGGACGAGTTGCGCCGGCTGGTGATGGACAACCAGCCGCTCGCCCGGCTGATCACGCTGGAGATCACCGAGGATGTGTTCATCGCCCGCGCGGCGGAGACCATCCGCGACAATGTCGACATGCTCGCCGCCCTCGGCATCCGCATCTCGATGGACGATTTCGGCACCGGCTACGGTTCGTTCAAGCACCTGCGCGAGTTCACCATCCACGAGCTCAAGATCGACCGCGAATTCGTCCACGGCATCGGGCGCGACCGCTCGGCCGAGGTGATCATCGAAGGCTTCCTGGCGATTGCCTCCGGCCTCGGCGCGGTGGTGGTGGCGGAAGGGATCGAGACCCGCGCCCAGGCCCGCTACCTGCACCAGCGCGGCTGCCAGTTCGGCCAGGGTTTCCTGTTCTGCCGGCCCATCCCCTTCGACGAAGCGGCCGAATATCTCCTGGAGCAACAGGCCAGTTCCCGCACGGGCTGA
- a CDS encoding DUF4864 domain-containing protein translates to MPLAALPRFTPNLSFLSWICAVLLALALAVSAAPARADDPAALRALVEGQIAAMRAGDASAAYGYAAPAIRQMFPSPDRFMQMVKRGYAPVVAPRSVTFGRFRETSRGPVQEVFLTDSGGTDWLALYTFEQQADGSWKIAGCVLTRSPGASA, encoded by the coding sequence ATGCCGCTTGCCGCCCTGCCCCGCTTCACGCCGAACCTGTCGTTCCTGTCCTGGATATGTGCCGTGCTGCTCGCGCTCGCGCTTGCAGTTTCCGCCGCGCCGGCCCGTGCCGATGACCCCGCCGCCTTGCGTGCCCTGGTCGAGGGCCAGATCGCCGCGATGCGCGCGGGCGATGCCTCGGCGGCCTATGGCTACGCAGCCCCGGCGATCCGGCAGATGTTCCCCTCGCCGGACCGCTTCATGCAGATGGTGAAGCGCGGATATGCGCCGGTCGTCGCCCCCCGATCGGTGACGTTCGGCCGCTTTCGCGAGACCTCGCGCGGTCCGGTGCAGGAGGTGTTCCTCACCGACAGCGGCGGCACCGACTGGCTGGCGCTCTACACGTTCGAGCAGCAGGCCGACGGAAGCTGGAAGATCGCCGGCTGCGTGCTGACCAGGAGCCCCGGCGCCTCGGCCTGA
- a CDS encoding lytic murein transglycosylase, producing MICRLPRLSLAAACAAALLSAAPAMANTPCGGDFGAFLNGVADEARAKGLPDAAIRKTLGGAQIDRTVLSRDRAQGVFKQDFLTFSKRSVSGYRLKHGAGNMKKFARTFARAEADYGVPAPVITAFWALETDFGAVQGDFNTVNALATLAHDCRRPQLFRPQLIAAIEMVAHGDLDPARTTGAWAGEIGQVQMLPEDIIRFGKDGDGDNHVDLKNSAPDTILTAAGFIKSLGWRAGEPWLTEVKLPASLPWEKTGLNFDTTVGEWAKAGVTAREGRLPSANLPAALLMPQGYKGPAFLAYPNFRVYLEWNQSFIYTTTAAYLATRLAGASRYDPGNPEPGLSDAQMRQLQEKLAARGHDVGKIDGILGAGTRAAVRAEQLRLGIPADGWPTPALLSRF from the coding sequence ATGATCTGCCGCCTTCCCCGTCTCTCCCTTGCCGCCGCCTGCGCCGCGGCGCTGCTTTCCGCCGCGCCCGCCATGGCCAACACGCCCTGCGGCGGCGACTTCGGCGCCTTCCTGAACGGTGTCGCCGACGAGGCCCGCGCCAAGGGACTGCCGGATGCGGCGATCCGCAAGACGCTGGGCGGCGCGCAGATCGACAGGACGGTGCTGTCGCGCGACCGCGCGCAAGGCGTCTTCAAGCAGGATTTTCTCACCTTCTCCAAGCGCTCGGTCAGCGGCTACCGGCTGAAGCACGGCGCTGGCAACATGAAGAAGTTCGCCAGGACCTTCGCCCGCGCCGAGGCCGACTACGGCGTGCCCGCGCCGGTGATCACAGCCTTCTGGGCGCTGGAGACGGATTTCGGCGCCGTCCAGGGCGACTTCAACACGGTGAACGCGCTGGCGACGCTCGCCCATGACTGCCGGCGGCCGCAGCTCTTCCGCCCGCAGCTCATTGCCGCCATCGAGATGGTCGCCCATGGCGACCTCGATCCGGCCCGCACCACCGGCGCCTGGGCCGGCGAGATCGGCCAGGTGCAGATGCTGCCCGAGGACATCATCCGCTTCGGCAAGGACGGCGACGGCGACAACCATGTCGACCTGAAGAACAGCGCGCCGGACACGATCCTCACCGCCGCCGGCTTCATCAAGAGCCTCGGCTGGCGCGCCGGCGAGCCCTGGCTGACCGAGGTGAAGCTGCCCGCCAGCCTTCCCTGGGAAAAGACCGGCCTCAACTTCGACACCACCGTCGGCGAATGGGCCAAGGCCGGCGTCACCGCCCGTGAGGGCCGCCTGCCCTCGGCGAACCTGCCCGCCGCCCTGCTGATGCCGCAGGGCTACAAGGGGCCGGCCTTCCTCGCCTACCCGAATTTCCGCGTCTATCTGGAATGGAACCAGTCGTTCATCTACACGACGACCGCCGCCTATCTGGCAACGCGGCTCGCCGGCGCGTCCCGCTACGATCCGGGCAATCCGGAGCCCGGCCTGTCGGACGCGCAGATGCGGCAGTTGCAGGAAAAGCTTGCCGCAAGAGGCCACGACGTCGGCAAGATCGACGGCATCCTGGGCGCCGGCACCCGCGCGGCGGTGCGGGCCGAACAGCTGCGCCTCGGTATCCCCGCGGACGGCTGGCCGACGCCTGCCCTCCTGTCGCGGTTCTAG
- the tgt gene encoding tRNA guanosine(34) transglycosylase Tgt: protein MTAPFSFRLLATDGMARRGEIVTPHGRVATPAFMPVGTQATVKAMYPDQVRELGADVVLGNTYHLMLRPGAERIARLGGLHTFMNWPHTILTDSGGFQVMSLAQLRKLTEDGVTFQSHIDGSRHVMTPERSVEIQQLLGSDIQMQLDECIALPAPREDVERAMRLSLRWAERSRAQFEKMGGPGRGQALYGIVQGGDVPDLRIASAQALGEMPFEGYSVGGLAVGEPQDVMLAMLEVTTPAMPVDKPRYLMGVGTPEDILESVARGIDQFDCVMPTRAGRHGLAYTRYGKVNLKNARHADDPRPLDEASDCPAARDYSRAYLHHLVKAGEGLAAMLLTWTNLAYYQTLMREMRAAIEEGRFEDFRAKTREDWARGDLAPLN from the coding sequence ATGACCGCGCCCTTTTCCTTCCGCCTCCTCGCGACCGACGGCATGGCCCGGCGCGGCGAGATCGTCACGCCGCACGGGCGGGTGGCAACGCCGGCCTTCATGCCGGTGGGGACGCAGGCGACCGTGAAGGCGATGTATCCGGACCAGGTGCGGGAGCTCGGCGCCGATGTGGTGCTGGGCAACACCTATCACCTGATGCTGCGGCCGGGCGCCGAGCGCATCGCCCGGCTCGGCGGGCTGCATACCTTCATGAACTGGCCGCACACGATCCTCACCGATTCCGGCGGCTTCCAGGTGATGTCGCTGGCGCAGCTGCGCAAGCTGACCGAGGACGGTGTCACCTTCCAGAGCCATATCGACGGTTCGCGCCATGTGATGACACCGGAGCGCTCGGTCGAGATCCAGCAGCTGCTCGGCTCCGACATCCAGATGCAGCTCGACGAGTGCATCGCGCTGCCGGCGCCGCGCGAGGATGTGGAGCGGGCCATGCGCCTGTCGCTCCGCTGGGCCGAGCGTTCGCGCGCGCAGTTCGAGAAGATGGGCGGGCCGGGGCGCGGCCAGGCGCTCTACGGCATCGTGCAGGGCGGCGACGTGCCGGACCTGCGCATTGCCTCGGCGCAGGCGCTGGGGGAGATGCCGTTCGAGGGCTATTCCGTCGGCGGGCTGGCGGTCGGCGAGCCGCAGGACGTGATGCTGGCGATGCTGGAAGTGACGACACCGGCAATGCCTGTCGACAAGCCGCGCTACCTGATGGGCGTCGGCACGCCGGAAGACATCCTGGAGAGCGTTGCGCGCGGCATCGACCAGTTCGACTGCGTGATGCCGACACGGGCCGGCCGCCATGGCCTTGCCTATACGCGCTACGGCAAGGTGAACCTGAAGAACGCCCGCCATGCGGACGATCCGCGCCCGCTGGACGAGGCCTCGGACTGCCCTGCTGCGCGGGACTATTCGCGCGCCTATCTTCATCACCTTGTGAAGGCGGGCGAGGGGCTGGCCGCGATGCTGCTGACCTGGACCAATCTCGCCTACTACCAGACCTTGATGCGCGAGATGCGCGCGGCGATCGAGGAAGGCCGGTTCGAGGACTTCCGGGCGAAGACGCGCGAGGATTGGGCCCGCGGCGACCTGGCGCCGCTCAACTAG
- a CDS encoding DUF1127 domain-containing protein, translating into MFDSLARKYRSWRTYQTTVSELSRLSTRELNDLGIARGDIRFVARRASR; encoded by the coding sequence ATGTTCGACTCTCTCGCCCGCAAGTACCGCAGCTGGCGTACGTACCAGACCACCGTTTCCGAGCTGTCGCGGCTCTCGACCCGCGAGCTCAACGATCTCGGCATCGCTCGCGGCGACATTCGTTTCGTCGCCCGTCGCGCCAGCCGTTAA
- a CDS encoding DUF1127 domain-containing protein, whose translation MINTLIRKYNSWQQYRRTYDELSRLSNRELSDLGIGRGDIDYIARSHHR comes from the coding sequence ATGATCAACACGCTCATCCGCAAGTACAATTCCTGGCAGCAGTACCGTCGCACCTATGACGAGCTGTCCCGCCTCTCCAATCGCGAGCTCAGCGACCTGGGCATCGGCCGCGGCGATATCGACTACATCGCCCGCAGCCACCACCGCTAA